In the Arachis ipaensis cultivar K30076 chromosome B10, Araip1.1, whole genome shotgun sequence genome, one interval contains:
- the LOC107623136 gene encoding putative disease resistance RPP13-like protein 1 codes for MAAEAVLSSVLSVVFDRMSSPEVVNWIKGKKLTQNLIERLKTNLFAVQAFLIDAEQKQIKDRPVKDWLDSLKHAMYVADDLLDEVFTKAATQKDPGTFLSRFLNLQDRDVANRMEEVIDRIESLVIQKDTLGLREIPKENMSWRITTSLVETSDVCGREEDKEAIVKLLLDDNGDDDTGGHSDVSVIPIVGMGGIGKTTLAQLVYQDDKVKENFDFQAWICVSEEFDVFKVTKTIIEAITSSFCSLTDLNLLQHDLKEKLSRKKFFVVLDDVWSESYEDWDKLLKPFRNGVKGSKILITTRSKRVASVVQTVSPYELSLLSEEDCWLVFSKHARLSTGSMENPTLKKVGRDLVKKCDGLPLAAQSLGGLLRGNSDIKYWNHLLKSEIWELSDDKIKVVPALRISYYYLPSNLKECFVYCSLYPKDYEFSKDELILLWMAENFLQPAGKKTPEEVGDEYFDELIARSFFQPHKIHENKFVMHDLVHDLAMIFAGEFYFRAEELENAVELDIKTRRLSHNAKGNYPISKLLGVCDRIKHTRTFLGLNLNSQIPFNMENAPCILLSKLKYLRALSFNCFPLESLPDSIGELIHLRYLDLSWTYIMTLPDTLCNLYNLQTLKLVGCRKLKTLPVSMKDLTNLRYLDISGTGLHEMPEGMSKLTSLQVLSKYVVGKREGNKINELGALANLHQTIFIDKLENVVNSSEALEARMFDKDGIECLFLEWSPDEYENTVDSQIERDILEKLQPHSNLKQLQIWGYRGTTFPDWLGHCSYHNITQITLGGFFPGYFKNCCMLPSLGQLPSLKHLEISKFERLAIVGDEFYRNYESCLETPFPMLETLRFYSMSCWEEWRSLEFNAFPRLRELIIWDCPMLRGDLPNQLPSLRSLTIQNCEQLSCCVPRAPAITSLRIEGSNEVRIGELAPLLDILSITGKHQVESVMEAITQTKLTCLRSLSISGCSSHVLFPVGSIPASLQELTILDCKKLEFQMEGQHHSLHKLMIHNSCDSVPSFSLDSFPNLGRVEISKCEKMESLVVSRSLSCLPYLEIENCGSLKSLKTQWMASPQLEDLGLLGCPEIDLSATEDPHRSLRSLTISYCEKLLSGAASQFHGVTHLCIEGENESVKSLPKEGWLPATLESLKLIGITSVKMLECKGLAHLTSLQQLSIYCCFNLENIDGEKLPASLVRLIIDGSPLLGKRCEMKDPQVWPKISHIPAIQVGGRWIW; via the coding sequence ATGGCTGCAGAAGCTGTTTTGTCTTCCGTTCTTAGTGTTGTTTTTGACAGGATGTCCTCTCCTGAAGTTGTTAACTGGATCAAAGGGAAGAAGCTTACTCAGAACCTGATTGAAAGGTTGAAGACTAATCTTTTTGCTGTTCAAGCCTTTCTCATTGATGCTGAGCAGAAGCAGATCAAGGACAGACCTGTCAAGGACTGGCTTGATAGTCTCAAACATGCCATGTATGTTGCTGATGACTTGCTCGATGAAGTCTTCACCAAAGCTGCCACTCAGAAGGATCCAGGTACCTTCCTCTCTCGTTTTCTCAATTTGCAAGATAGGGATGTAGCAAACAGGATGGAGGAAGTCATTGATAGGATAGAGTCTCTTGTGATTCAAAAAGACACTCTTGGTCTCAGAGAGATTCCTAAGGAGAACATGTCATGGAGGATCACTACATCTCTAGTTGAAACATCTGATGTATGTGGCAGGGAAGAAGACAAGGAGGCCATAGTAAAACTCTTGTTGGATGATAATGGTGATGATGATACTGGTGGTCATAGTGATGTATCTGTGATTCCCATTGTGGGCATGGGTGGGATAGGAAAGACTACTTTGGCCCAATTGGTTTATCAGGATGACAAAGTGAAGGAGAATTTTGATTTTCAAGCTTGGATTTGTGTGTCAGAAGAGTTTGATGTTTTCAAGGTTACGAAGACTATAATCGAGGCAATAACTTCAAGTTTTTGCAGCTTGACGGATTTGAATTTGCTTCAGCATGATTTAAAAGAAAAGTTGTCAAGGAAAAAGTTCTTTGTGGTCTTGGACGATGTATGGAGTGAAAGTTACGAAGATTGggataaacttctaaaacctTTTCGAAATGGGGTCAAGGGAAGTAAAATTCTCATAACAACTAGAAGTAAAAGAGTGGCTTCTGTGGTGCAAACTGTTTCACCTTATGAACTGAGCTTATTGTCTGAGGAAGATTGTTGGTTGGTGTTTTCAAAACATGCACGTCTCTCAACTGGTTCTATGGAGAATCCAACCTTGAAAAAAGTTGGCAGAGATCTTGTAAAGAAGTGTGATGGATTGCCCTTGGCAGCTCAATCCCTTGGAGGCTTATTGCGTGGAAATTCTGATATCAAGTATTGGAATCATTTATTGAAGAGTGAGATCTGGGAACTCTCCGATGATAAGATAAAGGTTGTTCCTGCGTTAAGAATCAGTTATTACTATCTTCCTTCGAATTTAAAGGAGTGCTTTGTTTATTGTTCTTTATATCCCAAAGACTATGAATTTAGCAAAGATGAATTGATATTGTTATGGATGGCAGAGAATTTCTTGCAACCAGCAGGAAAAAAGACTCCAGAAGAAGTTGGTGATGAATATTTTGATGAATTGATTGCAAGATCATTTTTCCAACCTCATAAGATTCATGAAAACAAGTTTGTGATGCATGATCTCGTGCATGATTTGGCAATGATATTTGCTGGAGAATTCTATTTCAGAGCTGAAGAGCTTGAGAATGCAGTTGAGCTTGATATTAAAACTCGTCGTTTGTCACATAATGCCAAAGGCAATTATCCAATCTCAAAACTTTTGGGAGTTTGTGACCGAATAAAACACACAAGGACATTTCTTGGACTCAATTTGAATTCACAGATTCCATTTAACATGGAAAATGCACCTTGTATCTTGTTGTCAAAGTTGAAGTACCTGAGGGCTTTGTCGTTCAATTGCTTTCCTCTTGAGTCATTGCCTGATTCAATAGGCGAGTTGATTCATTTGCGTTACTTGGATTTGTCTTGGACCTACATCATGACATTGCCCGATACGCTTTGCAACTTGTACAATTTACAAACATTGAAGCTGGTTGGATGTCGGAAACTAAAAACCCTTCCTGTTAGCATGAAAGATCTTACAAACTTGCGTTACCTTGATATTAGCGGGACTGGTTTGCATGAGATGCCGGAAGGCATGAGCAAATTGACAAGTTTGCAGGTTTTAAGCAAGTATGTTGTCGGGAAGCGTGAAGGGAACAAGATTAATGAATTGGGAGCACTTGCAAATCTACACCAAACAATTTTCATTGACAAATTGGAAAATGTGGTCAATAGCAGCGAAGCATTGGAGGCAAGAATGTTTGATAAGGATGGCATTGAATGTTTGTTCTTGGAGTGGTCGCCAGATGAATATGAGAATACAGTTGATTCACAAATTGAAAGAGATATACTTGAAAAGTTACAACCTCATAGTAATTTGAAACAACTTCAAATTTGGGGTTACAGGGGTACAACATTTCCAGATTGGTTGGGACATTGTTCTTACCACAACATTACCCAAATAACACTGGGCGGTTTTTTTCCGGgttatttcaagaattgttgtaTGCTTCCTTCACTTGGACAGTTGCCCTCTTTGAAGCACCTGGAAATTTCAAAGTTTGAACGGCTTGCTATTGTGGGGGATGAGTTTTACCGAAATTATGAATCTTGTCTGGAGACTCCATTTCCAATGCTTGAAACTCTTAGATTTTACTCAATGTCTTGCTGGGAGGAATGGCGTTCATTGGAGTTCAATGCATTTCCTCGACTTAGGGAGCTTATCATATGGGATTGTCCCATGTTGAGAGGAGATTTGCCAAATCAACTACCATCTTTGCGGTCACTTACTATTCAGAATTGCGAGCAGCTCAGTTGTTGTGTTCCAAGAGCTCCTGCGATTACCTCTTTACGCATAGAAGGAAGCAATGAAGTGAGAATTGGGGAACTAGCTCCTTTGCTGGATATTCTATCAATTACGGGAAAACATCAAGTGGAGTCGGTGATGGAGGCCATTACGCAAACCAAACTCACTTGCCTCAGATCTTTATCCATCTCAGGTTGTTCATCCCACGTATTGTTTCCAGTTGGTAGTATTCCCGCATCCCTACAAGAGCTGACGATATTGGATTGCAAAAAATTAGAATTCCAAATGGAAGGCCAACACCACTCATTGCATAAACTAATGATACATAACAGCTGTGATTCGGTTCCATCCTTCTCCCTGGATTCTTTTCCAAATCTCGGGCGTGTTGAAATCAGCAAGTGTGAAAAGATGGAGTCTCTTGTGGTGTCACGCTCTCTTTCATGTCTCCCTTATTTAGAGATAGAGAATTGTGGGAGTTTGAAATCCCTCAAGACGCAATGGATGGCATCACCTCAGCTAGAAGATCTAGGATTACTTGGTTGCCCAGAGATTGATTTGTCTGCTACAGAGGATCCACACCGTAGCTTGAGATCTCTTACCATCAGCTACTGCGAGAAACTACTCAGCGGTGCAGCATCGCAATTTCATGGGGTTACTCATCTTTGTATTGAAGGTGAAAATGAGAGTGTGAAGTCTCTTCCAAAGGAAGGTTGGTTGCCTGCCACCCTTGAGTCTCTCAAACTGATCGGCATCACAAGTGTGAAGATGTTGGAATGCAAGGGACTTGCCCACCTCACCTCTCTCCAACAATTATCTATTTATTGTTGTTTCAATTTGGAGAACATTGACGGAGAAAAGCTGCCTGCCTCTCTAGTACGACTCATCATCGATGGAAGCCCTTTGTTGGGTAAACGGTGTGAGATGAAGGACCCGCAGGTTTGGCCCAAAATTTCCCACATCCCCGCCATTCAAGTTGGTGGAAGATGGATTTGGTAA